A region from the Francisella orientalis FNO12 genome encodes:
- a CDS encoding amino acid permease encodes MNSKSIGSVFLIIGTTIGAGMLSLPLIVASCGFTMAIILLVLSWSVMYVTAIKLLRVCAEYPLGVNFMTMMQSQVSRGYLLFFSIIYLLLLYSLMSAYTTQGSSLVATLGSIDSSSKSGVALSAILFTLILGALMFSYRVSDYANRLFVILKFVFFAVAVVIMLFYINTSYLSRAPLSFSAFIFAWPTLLPSLGFHNIIPVIYEYQKGDIKGLKKSILIGSLSVLIIYMIWILLALALIPQQGLHSYQTLFSSSNNTPMGFASEIRHFSKSAFLEAGLNVFMHIAIITSFIGVGISLMHYIRDLFSRYNRQIGNIILGLICFVPPLVFTVFYPRGFILALQYAAIFAVIIFVYTPAFLSRKADLKVSYSNIYVISMGSIVIFFQIFNLCFDINPFTGF; translated from the coding sequence ATGAACTCCAAATCTATCGGCTCAGTTTTTTTGATAATAGGTACTACTATTGGAGCAGGAATGTTATCTTTACCTTTGATAGTTGCTTCATGTGGATTTACTATGGCGATAATTCTTCTTGTATTATCATGGAGTGTGATGTATGTAACAGCTATTAAGCTATTGAGAGTTTGTGCAGAATATCCTCTTGGGGTTAATTTTATGACAATGATGCAATCTCAAGTATCTAGAGGATATTTATTATTTTTTAGCATTATATACTTATTATTACTTTATTCATTGATGTCAGCATATACAACACAAGGATCATCATTAGTAGCTACACTTGGAAGCATTGATAGTTCTTCTAAATCTGGAGTAGCACTATCTGCTATTTTATTCACACTAATTTTGGGTGCGTTAATGTTTAGCTACAGAGTTAGTGACTATGCAAATAGATTGTTTGTGATACTTAAGTTTGTGTTTTTTGCAGTAGCTGTCGTTATTATGTTGTTTTATATAAATACGAGTTATTTAAGTAGAGCACCTCTTAGTTTTTCAGCATTTATTTTTGCATGGCCAACGCTATTACCATCTTTGGGTTTTCATAATATAATTCCAGTCATTTATGAGTATCAAAAAGGAGATATTAAAGGTCTAAAAAAAAGTATACTTATAGGCAGTTTAAGTGTTTTGATTATATATATGATTTGGATTTTATTAGCTTTGGCTCTTATTCCTCAACAAGGATTGCATAGCTATCAAACGTTGTTTTCTTCGAGTAATAACACGCCTATGGGATTTGCTTCAGAAATTAGACATTTTTCAAAATCTGCTTTCTTGGAAGCTGGTTTAAATGTATTTATGCATATAGCAATTATTACATCTTTTATTGGTGTGGGAATTTCTCTCATGCATTATATTCGTGACTTATTCTCTCGCTATAATAGACAGATTGGTAATATAATTTTAGGGTTGATTTGCTTTGTGCCTCCTTTGGTATTTACTGTTTTTTACCCTAGAGGGTTTATACTTGCATTACAATATGCGGCAATATTCGCTGTGATAATATTTGTTTATACGCCAGCATTTTTAAGTAGAAAGGCAGATCTTAAGGTGTCTTATTCAAATATCTATGTGATATCAATGGGAAGCATAGTAATATTTTTTCAAATTTTTAATCTGTGTTTCGATATCAATCCATTTACTGGTTTTTAA
- a CDS encoding dihydrodipicolinate reductase C-terminal domain-containing protein: MRNILAPLGQLNQLHENTDYSITEKHHVQKVDTPSGTAVSWRNWLNIGDVSIESIREGDIEGQHQVKVNTQHETMEFKHTAHDRSLFAEGAIWTAREVFQRGITGFVYFDELVGERLCL, encoded by the coding sequence GTGAGAAATATTTTGGCGCCATTAGGTCAGTTAAATCAATTACATGAAAATACTGATTATTCAATTACAGAAAAGCATCATGTACAAAAAGTTGATACTCCTAGTGGTACGGCGGTATCTTGGAGAAATTGGTTAAATATAGGAGATGTATCTATAGAGTCTATTAGAGAGGGAGATATAGAAGGACAGCATCAAGTTAAGGTAAATACACAGCATGAAACAATGGAGTTTAAACATACAGCCCACGACAGAAGTTTGTTTGCTGAAGGAGCTATATGGACAGCAAGAGAAGTATTTCAAAGAGGTATTACCGGATTTGTTTATTTTGATGAGTTGGTAGGAGAGAGATTATGTCTATAG
- a CDS encoding response regulator transcription factor — protein MIKKILIVEDEPQIKKLLEKTFLVLGYDVESAPTASIATSLLG, from the coding sequence ATGATAAAAAAAATACTAATAGTAGAAGATGAACCTCAAATTAAGAAGCTTTTAGAAAAAACTTTTTTGGTATTAGGGTATGATGTTGAGAGTGCACCAACAGCTTCAATAGCGACTAGCCTACTAGGGTAA
- a CDS encoding nuclear transport factor 2 family protein, whose amino-acid sequence MRKYISLGILATLIPTILLANKQDNPVPEIIPKSNIIKCKYNEKNVNTVIDFENAVLNVIFNKGNVDEVSKYLGKTYIQHYPSAKDGPDGLITYLKGLGDKKVFTRVETKKIFACNDYVILENIFYSSKNDLGTAAINTFRVKDGKIIEHWELMEPILKEAKNNNGIF is encoded by the coding sequence ATGAGGAAATATATATCATTAGGAATTTTAGCCACTCTAATACCTACAATATTACTAGCAAATAAACAAGATAATCCCGTACCAGAAATAATACCTAAATCTAATATTATCAAATGTAAATATAATGAAAAAAATGTTAACACTGTAATTGATTTTGAGAATGCTGTATTAAATGTAATATTTAATAAAGGTAATGTAGATGAGGTCTCTAAATATTTAGGAAAAACATACATTCAACATTACCCTTCAGCAAAGGATGGACCAGATGGTTTAATTACCTATCTTAAAGGACTTGGTGATAAAAAAGTATTTACACGGGTTGAGACAAAAAAAATATTTGCTTGTAATGATTATGTAATATTAGAAAATATTTTTTACTCATCAAAAAATGATTTAGGAACAGCTGCAATTAACACATTTAGAGTAAAAGATGGAAAGATTATTGAACATTGGGAGCTTATGGAACCTATTCTAAAAGAAGCTAAAAATAATAATGGTATATTCTAG
- the cgtA gene encoding Obg family GTPase CgtA — MRFVDEVVIKLQAGKGGNGCVSFRREKYVPRGGPDGGDGGHGGSIYLKADENVNTLIDYRYKREYYAENGRPGEGRNCYGKAGEDMYLIVPVGTSVFDLETNKKIGEVLNNGETLKLVSGGKRGIGNTHFKSSTNQAPRKFTLGEEGEYKEVRLELNLLADIALLGLPNAGKSTLIRSVSEATPKVADYPFTTMYPHLGVVKVGVDSFVMADIPGVIEGAAEGAGLGLRFLKHLIRARCVLHVVDICPFNESDPIENYFAVEKELKKYSEELYDKSRFLVINKIDLLADEVEQKCQEFVKQIGYEGNYYMISAAMKKGIEELAKKLNEFLQKQE; from the coding sequence ATGAGATTCGTAGATGAAGTAGTGATTAAGCTTCAAGCCGGTAAGGGTGGTAATGGTTGTGTGAGCTTCCGTAGAGAAAAATATGTTCCTCGTGGTGGACCAGATGGTGGCGATGGTGGTCATGGAGGTAGTATTTATCTAAAGGCAGATGAGAATGTAAACACTTTGATTGATTATCGATACAAAAGAGAATACTACGCTGAAAATGGACGCCCAGGAGAGGGACGTAACTGTTATGGTAAAGCTGGTGAGGATATGTATCTAATAGTGCCTGTTGGTACTAGTGTGTTTGATCTTGAAACAAACAAGAAAATTGGTGAAGTTTTAAATAATGGAGAAACTCTTAAGCTAGTTTCGGGTGGTAAGAGAGGAATAGGTAATACCCACTTCAAGAGTAGTACAAATCAAGCTCCAAGAAAGTTCACGCTAGGTGAAGAAGGCGAATATAAAGAGGTTCGTCTAGAACTAAACTTATTAGCAGATATTGCATTGTTAGGCTTGCCAAATGCCGGTAAATCAACGCTCATTCGTTCTGTATCTGAAGCTACACCAAAAGTTGCTGACTATCCATTTACAACTATGTATCCTCATCTAGGAGTGGTAAAGGTTGGTGTAGATAGTTTTGTGATGGCGGATATCCCCGGTGTAATTGAAGGTGCTGCTGAAGGAGCTGGGCTTGGCCTTAGATTTTTGAAGCACTTAATTCGAGCAAGATGCGTATTACATGTAGTAGATATTTGTCCATTTAATGAGTCAGATCCTATAGAGAACTATTTTGCAGTTGAGAAAGAGCTTAAAAAATATAGTGAAGAACTATATGATAAGTCCAGATTCCTAGTTATTAATAAGATTGACTTGCTAGCTGATGAAGTAGAACAAAAGTGCCAAGAGTTTGTCAAACAAATAGGCTATGAAGGTAATTATTACATGATATCGGCAGCTATGAAAAAAGGAATAGAAGAATTAGCTAAAAAGCTTAATGAGTTTTTACAGAAGCAAGAGTAA
- a CDS encoding winged helix-turn-helix domain-containing protein: MPELIARVRRQLIAVIKKDLEIANIYSFDNLIVDLNDHKVILDNQEIHLSKKEISILSYLVRHSGKLVMQNAILHEVWGDCYGDEVQYLRVYIGQLRKKFSACKKQPLIVTENAIGHRFIPAD, encoded by the coding sequence ATGCCTGAGCTGATTGCTCGAGTTAGAAGACAGTTGATTGCTGTTATTAAAAAAGATCTTGAAATAGCTAATATATATAGCTTTGATAATCTCATAGTCGACTTGAATGATCATAAGGTTATTTTGGATAACCAAGAAATTCATTTATCAAAAAAAGAAATTTCGATTTTGAGCTATCTAGTCAGACATTCTGGTAAGTTAGTAATGCAGAATGCTATTTTGCATGAGGTTTGGGGAGATTGCTATGGAGATGAGGTTCAGTATCTAAGAGTGTATATTGGACAGTTAAGGAAGAAGTTTTCTGCCTGTAAAAAGCAACCATTAATTGTTACAGAAAATGCTATAGGACATCGCTTTATACCAGCTGACTAG
- the uhpT gene encoding hexose-6-phosphate:phosphate antiporter, whose amino-acid sequence MSLSKIFEQQRIPTMELSKEQRKKIWLNKFIKSYLVVFIGYLSMYMIRKNFNIAQNDMIQDYGLSFTDLGLIGLGFSITYGLGKTVTTYYFDGKNTKQVLPFMLILSAICMIGFGLSLGSSTYGIFLMVAFYAMSGFFQSPGGSCSYSTITKWTPRNRRGFFLGLWNMSHNIGGALSAVVALFGAHVVFDDNVIGMFIFPSVLCLIIGFIGLRVGNDSPESYGLGPVEEIFDEPISEEDAYVKKVQISKWEIFKKYVVFNKIIWILCFANVFLYVVRIGVDQWSPVYAHEVLGFTKETSAWSYALFESGALTGTLLWGLLSDLINGRRGLTAIICLIVTIILIFLYQSATNQYVYLTVMFLLGFCVFGPQLLIGVAAVGFVPKQGIAVADGIKGTFAYLLGDSFAKLGLGMIADKKISLFGFDGWYGTFIALYLAAIVCFVLMMFVAIAEEKKIRRNKEYYSKA is encoded by the coding sequence ATGTCTTTATCAAAAATATTTGAGCAACAAAGAATTCCTACTATGGAGTTATCTAAAGAACAAAGAAAGAAAATTTGGCTAAATAAATTCATTAAATCATATTTAGTTGTATTTATCGGCTATCTTAGTATGTATATGATTCGTAAGAATTTTAATATAGCTCAGAATGACATGATTCAAGATTATGGTCTCTCTTTTACTGATTTAGGATTGATTGGTTTAGGTTTTTCGATTACTTATGGTCTTGGTAAGACTGTTACAACTTATTACTTTGATGGTAAGAATACTAAACAGGTACTACCGTTTATGCTGATATTATCTGCAATATGTATGATAGGCTTTGGTCTAAGCTTAGGAAGTAGTACATATGGTATATTTCTTATGGTTGCTTTTTATGCTATGAGTGGTTTTTTTCAAAGTCCAGGAGGCTCATGTAGTTATTCTACTATTACTAAATGGACACCTAGAAATAGAAGAGGATTCTTTTTGGGACTGTGGAATATGTCTCATAATATTGGTGGAGCATTATCTGCGGTTGTAGCGCTTTTTGGGGCACATGTAGTCTTTGATGACAATGTGATTGGTATGTTTATATTTCCATCAGTTCTTTGCTTAATTATTGGTTTTATTGGACTGAGGGTCGGTAATGACTCTCCTGAATCATATGGTCTTGGACCTGTTGAAGAAATATTTGATGAACCTATTAGCGAAGAGGATGCTTATGTCAAAAAAGTACAAATATCAAAATGGGAAATTTTTAAGAAATATGTGGTTTTCAATAAGATAATCTGGATTTTGTGTTTTGCAAATGTCTTTCTATATGTTGTTAGAATAGGTGTGGATCAATGGTCACCAGTTTACGCTCATGAAGTTTTAGGTTTTACAAAAGAAACTTCGGCATGGAGTTATGCACTATTTGAATCAGGAGCTTTAACTGGAACATTATTATGGGGGTTATTGTCAGATCTTATTAATGGTAGACGTGGATTAACAGCTATTATTTGTCTTATAGTTACTATCATTTTAATTTTCTTATACCAATCAGCGACTAATCAATATGTATATTTAACTGTAATGTTTCTTTTAGGATTTTGTGTATTTGGACCACAACTTCTTATAGGCGTAGCTGCTGTGGGATTTGTTCCAAAACAGGGTATTGCAGTAGCAGATGGTATAAAAGGTACTTTTGCTTACTTGCTAGGCGATAGTTTTGCTAAACTTGGCTTGGGCATGATTGCTGATAAAAAAATTAGTCTATTTGGTTTCGATGGCTGGTATGGAACTTTTATAGCATTATATTTAGCTGCGATTGTATGCTTCGTGCTAATGATGTTTGTAGCTATTGCAGAAGAGAAAAAAATTAGAAGAAATAAAGAGTATTATTCTAAGGCATAA
- a CDS encoding winged helix-turn-helix transcriptional regulator, with protein sequence MMSTNKNVTENGYSKDSCKPFREILGLIGDKWSIILISILEDGTKRYSQIQKDLREISPRILSLKLRELEKCGLVFHEVEPTVPPSVFYSLTDLGKSLLIHTKNIIRWVEENQYKIEQANVDFNKLNSK encoded by the coding sequence ATGATGAGTACTAACAAAAATGTAACTGAAAATGGGTACTCTAAAGATTCTTGTAAACCTTTTAGAGAGATCTTAGGTCTAATAGGCGATAAATGGAGTATTATACTGATATCAATACTTGAAGATGGTACTAAAAGATATAGTCAGATTCAGAAAGACCTTAGAGAAATATCCCCAAGAATACTATCACTAAAGCTTAGAGAATTAGAAAAATGTGGATTAGTATTTCACGAGGTTGAACCTACGGTTCCACCTAGTGTCTTTTATTCTCTTACGGATCTTGGAAAATCTTTACTGATTCACACGAAAAACATAATACGTTGGGTAGAAGAAAATCAATATAAGATTGAACAAGCTAATGTAGATTTCAATAAATTAAATTCAAAGTAA
- a CDS encoding DUF6314 family protein, whose amino-acid sequence MELFSKLLNIQHFKYESKSGKNSQTGWNGDGYGTVTSQQKDNCIYFKEEGCFTLNSSNKPISISNEYIWQKINPQRLSLSHARFGYNNLVKLFDLIHIGDNYWCSEREHICVDDLYSAELYSLESEISLIWKISGPKKDELINYKYTF is encoded by the coding sequence ATGGAACTATTCTCTAAGCTACTTAATATACAACACTTTAAGTATGAGTCGAAGAGCGGCAAAAACTCTCAAACAGGTTGGAATGGAGATGGATATGGTACTGTTACATCTCAACAAAAAGATAATTGTATATACTTCAAAGAAGAAGGTTGCTTTACACTAAATAGCTCAAATAAACCTATAAGTATTTCTAACGAATATATCTGGCAAAAGATAAATCCACAGCGCTTAAGTTTATCTCATGCTCGATTTGGTTATAACAATCTCGTCAAGCTTTTTGACTTAATACATATAGGAGATAACTACTGGTGTAGTGAACGAGAACATATATGTGTTGATGATTTATATTCAGCTGAACTTTACAGTTTAGAGAGTGAGATTAGTCTAATATGGAAAATATCCGGACCAAAAAAAGATGAGCTTATAAATTATAAGTATACTTTCTAG
- a CDS encoding potassium-transporting ATPase subunit A: MNYNFILFAVFIFTLVIITKPLGTYIFKVFNNEKTWLDWFAKPFQRVYLLIL, encoded by the coding sequence ATGAATTATAATTTTATTCTGTTTGCGGTTTTTATATTTACATTAGTGATTATTACTAAGCCACTAGGAACTTATATATTTAAAGTATTTAATAATGAGAAAACATGGCTTGATTGGTTTGCAAAGCCTTTTCAAAGAGTATATTTATTAATACTCTAA